The stretch of DNA GCTATAACGGTTCCTCAAAAGGGACAAGACAAAATCATGCAAGGTGGCAACGCTGATGTGTGTCGCGCTACACTTTTGTGGCGCCGCACAAGCAAAGAGGAATAAAATATGATGATGAAATAATTCGAGCTTCTAGGAAACACAAGCAGTCCAAGAAACTAGCATTCCTTATACACTGAGATATACCATTCGCCGACACGGCCATTCTGACTCTAACACGACCTCGTGTATAAAATCTACATTTTCAGTTACTCTTTTGCTCCCTTTTTATTTCTACaacttaaacaaatattttcacaacGAAATccaattttcttttcttaatttatgtAAACTCATTGATGACCAATTTCACAAAATATGATCAGaccttcttaaaaaatatcttaacATAAACATTATCATTCTGTTTGGGTTTCATTAACAAATCAGTTCTTTAAGAATTATGTTTCAATTTCACAGAAACAAcaattggtttaaaaattgtttaactcAATTTATCCATTCTCATATCTAATGCACCACACGCCATGATCAAAACAAACATTAGTTTGTTCTGCACTTGTGCTTACATTAATATTGCGAATCTCATTATCGTCCACTTAGGCCACGATACTGTAtctttttatcatttcattacATTCTTTTTCGACAACcactttcttatttatttatttttattatttttaatttcatttctgAGCTTGATTTACGCGATCCAAGTACTCTGCCATTTCCGTTTGGCCAGCAGTACTACATCTGGCGCACTTCACTTTCTTCAACAACTTCGTCatcattaatattttcattttcgcttTCAACATTATTATAATCATCGCACACATTAAGCTCCTCGGGAACTTCCCCATCTGGTAAAATTCTTAAATCTTCGTGAGCATACTTGTAAGTTCGTTTGTTAGTTAAGGACTTAAAAATATACCTGTCACCCTCTAGAATCTGTGTTATTTGAAAAGGCCCCTTGAATTTTGGACTTAGCTTGGTTTGATGCCTTTCCTCGTTTTTAAGTAAATCAAAATCTCCAACATTGTGTCTGCGTACTTTTGCCTTACTTTTATCAAACCGTTCTTTATCGTAAACTGCAGTaactaacatatttttttcagcttGTGCTCTCAAGTTCGACAAATCTACATCATTTTCTATGTCACAAGGTGGAAGTAATCCTAATGGCCGTGCTACTTTTCCCAATAACATTTCTAGAGGACTTGCCTTCGTCACACGATTATTTGTACAATTGATAGCCAGCTGCACCTCTCCTAGCACATTCTGCCAAGACTGTGTTCCAGTTTCAGCCGCCgttaacatatttttcaacgTGCTCATTGTTCGTTCCACTTGACCATTAGCGCGACTAGCGCCGGTGGCAATCAagtgcaagtttattttgtgATCTGAACAAAATTCACTAAACTTTGATCCAGTAAAACACCTTCCCTGGTCAGCTATTATTCGGTTTGGTACTCCAAACAACGAAATAGCGGACTTGACAGCCTTTATGCAACTCTCACTGTCCAATTTAAGGGTATGACTAAGATAGACATACTTGGTAAACGCGTCAACTTGAACAATAACATACTCCTTCTGGTCACTCTTGCCGCTTAATTTCCCTGTTATGTCGATATGGATTGTGAAAAGGAATATTTACTTTTGGGATGGGATGCAGTTCCGCCTGAATTTTTCCTGAGGTTGATTTAGACATTTTGCAAGTAATGCAGTTgtccaaaaattttttgatgtaTTTTGACATATTGTCAAACCAGTAAAAATCGTAAACTTTATCAAGTCTCTTTTCGAAACCTAAATGCATTATCGACTCATGAACTTGGTTTATAACGGACCATCTGAATACACGGGGCACCACAGGTAAACAGCGGGTTCTGCCATTCCTCTGTATTTTTCGGTGAAGAACCTCTGCCcttttttcatatgttttcGCAATATCTTCATCAAgagaaaaatcttttaatttagTCACGATTTCGGCTATGTCTGAGTCTCGACGTTGTTCAGCAATGAGCCAATTACTTGAAATTTCGGCCAAGTTAACTCTTTTCTCATCAACTACGTTTGGAGCAGAAGTAGACCCTGGTGAGATTGGATTTCTCGACAAAAAGTCAACATGTGCCATTCTTTTCCCTGCTCTATACTGAATATCGAATGTAAATGACTGTAAGAAAGCCCACCAACGCTGTGCTCTAGGGGTCAAATCTTGTTTATTTCTTGACGCCTTCAATGAGTTACACTCGGTATAAACAGTAAAGTTCCTGCCCAGCAAATAATGTCGAAAATGTTtaatggagtttaccaccgcTAAAGTTTCTAACTCATACGAGTGATATCTGGACTCTGCAGGTGAAGTCGTTTTTCTATAATATTCTATTACCTGTGGTTTGTTCTTAATTTGATGTAACAAAATTGCACCGTAACCACTTCCACTTGCATCTGTATGTAATTCAATAGGATAATTTGGGTCAAAAATAACAAGGACTGGTTAATCGGTAAGTATagaaataatttgtttccgtATCTGTTCATGTTCTGCtttccaaataaatttatttttgtctgaagttaaaaaatataacggTTTCATCAACAGTGAAAAGCCCTTTATAAACTGCCGGAAATGCTAATCCAATAAATTGTCTAAGTGCTGTTACAGACTGTGGAGGGAGAAGGGCAGTTAACGCTACAATTTTCTGAGGGTTTGGACGAATTTCACCAGCACTAACACTGTAGCATAGATATTGAACCGATGTTTTCAGGAATGAGCACTTCGTAACGTTGAATGAAAATCCTGCCTCTGTCAgaacatttaaaacaatctCTAATCTTTCAAACGCTTCGCATTCTGTTGTGGCAGTTATCATGATATCATCCATATAACATATAACATAAGATTTCGCTAAATCTCCTAGCGCCTGCATTACTAAGCGTTGAAAAACAGAAGGCGCGTTTTTAAGCCCGAATGGCATGGACAGAAACTCATACTGGCCATCTGGCGTCACAAACGCTGTGTACTCaatagaatctgcatgcaaaggAATTTGGTAGTATCCACTGGCCATATCTAAAcatgtaaaataattaactCCTCGAAGTCTATTTATTTGATCCTGTATGAGTGGGAGCGGGTATTTATCAGCGACTGTGTTTGAATTTAGCTCTCTATAGTCAACGCAGAGTCTATCCGaaccatttttcttttttaccaACAATATGGGGCTGGCATAAGGTGAACAGCTTGGTCTTATTATATTACACCTCAACAGCTCCTCAATTTTCTCTCGAACTAAATCTCGCTCGCACGGACTTAATCGATATGGCCTTCTTTGAACTGTTTTTCTTGGATCAATCAATCTAATTTTCATTTCGCCAACTCTACCCTTAGTACATGGAATGCCTTTTATAAAACAATCTGAGTACTTTGCCATTCCTCTACATAAAAAAGGCTCAAGATCCGATGTTGAAAACTATCGCGGTATTGCCAAACTCTCTGCTTTACCTAAGCTTTTCGAACAGTTGGTCACCTGCCAACTTCAACATATGTGTTCATCCATAATCTCTCCAgctcagcatggttttgttaagcatCGGTCAACTACTACAAATCTCCTCGAATTCTCTTGTCTCATTCATCGaagtttccttaaaaaatgCCAAACTGATGTTATTTTTACGGACTTCAGCAAGGCATTTGATTCAGTAAACCATAGCCTTCTCCTTCACAAACTGTCTCTTCTTGGATTTCCACCAATTTTACTAAACTGGATTTTGGCATATCTCTCAAATAGAACTCAACGCGTTCTCTTTAATAATCAattgtcttctgttgtaaatgttttttctgGTGTCCCCCAAGGCAGTCACTTAGGTCCACTACTGTTTGTACTCTTTATAAACGATCTTCCAAATGTCATATCTTTCGCCACTACtttaatgtatgctgatgatgtaaaaatttgcctttcatACTCCGACCAAATCTCTCACCACCGCCTACAATCGGATCTAAATGAATTACAGTCTTGGTGCTCCATTAACTTGTTACATCTTAACCATGCAAAATGCAAGTCGATGTCTTTTTATCGAACTTCAGCTAATATTCAACCTTACTATCTCGGGAATTGTATTTTGGAACGTATTTCCAAAGTAAATGATCTAGGTGTTTTATTCGACAGCAAATTATGTTTCAAAAGCCACATCTCCGTTACTATTGGTAAAGCTAGGGGGGTTTTAGCCTTCATAAAACGTTGGGCCAAGGAGTTTGACGATccatacacaacaaaaacttTGTATGTTTCCATGGTTCgccctattttggaatattgctcGAGTGTATGGAGCCCTCAATATaatgaacaacaaaaactaaTTGAGTCAGTTCAAAAGCAATTTCTATTATTCGCTTTGCGTCAGCTAAACTGGGATCCGAATAGACACTTGCCACCCTATGAATcgagattaaaattaattgatttacaaTCTCTAAAACATCGCAGAATGTGCGGtggagtaattttttttcataaactgCTTTTGGGTGAGGTAAATTCCCCGCGTCTCCTGAGCTACATTGACATCGCTGTCCCTTTGAGATTCACTCGAACTTTTCGCCCAATTCACCTGCCAATTTGTAGGTCAAATTTTGCAGTTCATGAGCCCTTTAGGGTTCTTTgttcaaattataatttattgtatacTGAAATATCATTGGAAAACTCGATTGAATGTTTATCAGCTAAAATTTACTCCTTTCTTGAGTCTTCGAATAATCTGTACTAATAACCCTGCTTTGTTAAACTCttatttaagttatatttatttaagtaaatagttatgttAATATAAGTTAGCAGATTTATTGTTAACTATAAACCcccaataaaaaacaatgaattaagttttattttattttctccaTCAAGTTCAGTATCAATATCGGCTGGCTCAGAACCGGtacacaaattaattattttggctctcgaaattgtaaatttgtttGATGAAATGACAATATCAAAACCCTGCTTAAGTATTTCACGCCCAATGACGATATCGTTTTGCATGTGATCATCGCCTattacataaaacaaaatctCAATAAAATGGTCATCAATCTTAACGTTACTTGAAACTTGTACAGTACTACATATTCCATTACTGCCTATGCCTTTTAACATAACAATATTATTGAATCTTTTACCAGAAAACTGAGTACTTAGCTTTTCTTTCATCAGTGAGCATTCCGCTCCGGAATCAAAGgtgactttaaaaatgtgtcctCTGTGGTTCATGCTTCCTTTAGGTACTGCAACGCTGCACTGCTCCACTCGTTTTTCCCGGTTGAACGTCTTGTTCCTATCCGCTTCCTTCTTTGTACATTGGGTAGATATGTGTCCTCTGTCTCCGCACTTGTAGCAAGTTACACTTGATTTTTCACGTCGATGTTCATCGTGTCTGACATGTCGCTCTTTGTCATTTGCAAgatgatgttgttgttttttgagtCTGCActcaaacatttttcttttttttaattcggaCTGTAGATCGCCTCTGGCTCGAACATTTGAAGTGAGACTCAAACGCTGCACACGGTTATCAAAGCTCGCCAGCAATGCGAGAGTCACGGACACAgcaatttcttctttttccatTTCGCGCCATTTCGTCGTTAATTCTATAACCATGCGGCTTGCGTGCAGTGCGAGACACTCGCCATCGGTCGGTCGTTTTGTCAGCATTTGTAGAAACATGGCGGCTGGTGTTTGCTATAACGGTTCCTCTCAAAAGGGACAAGACAAAATCATGCAAGGTGGCAACGCTGATGTCTGTCGCGCTACACTTTTGTGGCGCCGCACAAGCAAAGAGGAATAACATAAGATGATTAAATAATTCGAGCTTCTAGGAAACACAAGCAGTCCAAGAAActgacaaatatatatatattgcttCGTTTTTcactatttaaaaacaaaccctAAAATGAACTTAAACAAGGCGATAACATTACGGTGATGTCCTACACATTGTGTCCACCCACGCAAATAATTTGGAGGAAGCATTAGAGTACTGCTCTTGAAATTCCGATAAACGCTCGTAGAAGAGCTACAGTTGTTTACATTAAGTATTATATTTAACTGCAAGGGTTTATAAGCTTCGACTTGCGAATTTTTCTTCCTTActtgtttaatataaaacagcacaaaaaaattcttaaaatttacttatttagaaacttattttcaaaaacttgttgtaaaagtaaaatacaaattatactaCGTTTTACATTTACGTCTTTTAATTGCATTACCATTTACGCTGATAGCTATAGGCTTCCTCGAAACGTCGGACAACTTATGCAAATGTCCTTCATGGGAAGTAGATTGTTTCGTGACtgcaaaaaaagcaaaatgagtgtttaattacacaggccgacaaaatgtgacatgggtcggtgtccaggcctgccacaattttatttcgataaatgaggcttttttaagcataagttgccactacgccaatagtccatcagctctggtatttgcggtatctttaatttaagaaaatcacaaaaaatttcttcgtcttttgggatatatcttcaagagtggtcaaccaattttggtaatcttttcggaattaaatagttacatgtctgttttatacggtcgttttggaaaattcaatctaagtcaaccacaagaggaggtgggcgcattcaaaaaattaaataaaaatattttcttctacaatgcatttttgatccaaagacaccttatgtccttactgtttaggacactcatcaggtttttgtaaattgttttggaatttttaaaattgcttttctttcttccttcacagtgacgattcacaaacagtgcccaaacctttcacaattttaaataacatatttctaaacgatctaagtagttttgctttgaatataagcacatgagcgtaggctaataacactgtgcagcatttttagtgctttttaaatttacctcgatggatgctatatttttggattcgttacgaattcccaagttaaactgcgttttccaaaaagttccccgacgcaaggattcttagcaaaaggacctcaaagttcgaaaaatgctgaaattgaccaactttgcggagctctcagaggcaaatggatgtatggtttgattcgatgttaaagttttttaaaagatacaccctttatcttttaaaccccatacttaaaaatttttaagattttttttaaggcagaaacaaattctagaaaacatagttaaaaaacataaaagtatacagcagcggtcaaaatggtagtagtgttgccgccctgtgtatttaaaagtttgttgttgtaattgatcttttcctagtaatattgtattgattataattttactattagactaattggataagaaaaaattacaacatcaaacttttaaaaacacaaggcggcaacactgctactattttgaccgcagctgtatgtttttcagttttttgactatgttttttggaatttatttctgccttaaaaaaaatcctaaaattattttatgcatggggtttgaaagataaagggtgtatcttttaaaaaactttaacttcgaaccaagccatgcatccatttgcctctgagagctccgcaaagttggtcaatttcagcatttttcgaactttgaggtccttttgctaagaatccttgcgtcggggaactttttggaaaacgcagtttaacttgggaattcgtaacgaattcaaaaatatagcattcatcaaggttaatttttgatgctgcatagtgtaatctTTGGGGGttgaaatgtataaatatttttaaagcaagggttaTTTGTGTAACGGCCCGAGCATGCCGAGCAGAGGACAGAAGCAGCGAGAATGAAGGAAGGAGGATAACTTTGGGCTGCGACTTAAAAACTGGGACGAGGAAAAGTCAGTGATGACCAGAGCTTGAAAGAGACCACACGCGATCGCTCGCGACCCCAGTCCGCCGCGACAACCAGTGCCAACCAGTCGTGGAACCACGTGCTCACGACTCTTCGAACCACGTGCTTGTCTCACGCCTTCCCTGGATACCACAACCCGCCGCAAGAAGCAGCGAGTACCAGCATTTTTCTGCCGCCAAGAACCGGCAGTTGGATTTATTTTCGTATCGGCCGAATCTGTCTGAGTGAGTAGCGTTAAATCAAGGAGTGCGGTATAGGCCGGGACCCATAGGTTGctcattcaataaatattatatccgAAGCTTGAAAACCTGTGTGTCTACTATTTCCCGGTTCCCGTGTGCATTTTTGGGTGATagcagccaggcgccaagcctctgcCCCCACTAGTGTATCACTACCCACCCCCACGTGCATCCTTCGGTGAtcgcagccaggcgccaagcctctgctcccactGGTGTACTATTTCCCGGTTCCCGCGTGCATTTTTGGGTGATagcagccaggcgccaagcctctgctcccactGGTGTACTATTTCCCGGTTCCCGCGTGAATTTTTGGGTGATagcagccaggcgccaagcctctgcCCCCACTAGTGTATCACTACCCACCCCCACGTGCATCCTTCGGTGAtcgcagccaggcgccaagcctctgctcccactGGTGTACTATTTCCCGGTTCCCGCGTGCATTTTTGGGTGATAacagccaggcgccaagcctctgctcccactAGTGTATCACTACCCACCCCCACGTGCATCCTTCGGTGAtcgcagccaggcgccaagcctctgctcccactGGTGTACTATTTCCCGGTTCCCGCGTGAATTTTTGGGTGATagcagccaggcgccaagcctctgcCCCCACTAGTGTATCACTACCCACCCCCACGTGCATCCTTCGGTGAtcgcagccaggcgccaagcctctgctcccactGGTGTACTATTTCCCGGTTCCCGCGTGCATTTTTGGGTGATAacagccaggcgccaagcctctgctcccactAGTGTATCACTACCCACCCCCACGTGCATCCTTCGGTGAtcgcagccaggcgccaagcctctgctcccactGGTGTACTATTTCCCGGTTCCCGTGTGCATTTTTCGGTGAtcgcagccaggcgccaagcctctgcCCCGCGGGTGCATCATTTCCCGATTCCACGTACATTTTTGGGTGACcgcagccaggcgccaagcctctgctcccactGGTGTACCATTACCGACGACCCACCCGGTTGTTTCCCCAAAATCTCCCTCTACGAGCCCGATTACATAACCCTAACGTGAGCCCGACGACTTCCACCTTAAGTCGGCACCCTCTATAAAATTTCCAAAGTCCccaacttataaattttctgtAAGCGACCCTGGCCGGACTGAGCCATATCCCAGCCAGGAAACTACGTTACACTtgtgcttaaaaatatttatgcgttacgtaaaatagtgacaggtttgggcactgtttgtgaatcgtcactgtgaaggaagtaagaaaaacaattttaaaaattccaaaacaattcccAAAAACCtaatgagtgtcctaaacagtaaggacataaggtgtctttggatcaaaaatgcattgtagaagaaaatatttttatttaatttttaaaagctgttcacaaaagaagatttttaaactttgctgtgactttaaaattttgaatgcgcccacctcctcttgtggttgacttagattgaattttccaaaacgactgtataaaagagacatgtaactatttaattccgaaaagattacccaaattggttaaccactcttgatcccaaaagccgaagaaaatttgtgattttcttaaattaaagataccgcaaataccagagctgatggactataggcgtagtggcaacttctgcttagaaaagcctcatttatcgaaataaaatggtggcaggcctggacaccgacccatgtcacattttgtcggcctgtgttatggATTAcaccatttttaaaattataaaaatgaatatttcgGTTTCTTACCTTCAAAGCAGTCAGTCCTGACCTTGCGTGCTTCCTGCGAAGCTTCTTTGGATTCAGCTGTGAATGATTTTGGTGACTTGTGCGTGTGGCTATAGGCTAAAAATAGAAGCATATGGAACcagatttcaataaaaatcaatcagattatttattttaaattgtgtggGTTTTTTAACGAACAACGAACTGATTTGCCTTCAGTAGTGCAGTCGAAGGATTGGGCACAATCTTCCGATGTAACTTTGCAGTCCAGAGACATAGCCGAGTTTGTAGAACCTGTGTCCGAggcaggcagttttccataaacagctaaaaaataaaaattaatttacattaGAATGTAAGGGAAAGCATattaaaagtgagaaaaagttaatttcgtcaaaacaaaatgtctttccgaattcaaaatttttagcataaaaaaaaaaaataaaagatatttacaTTTACCCTCCTGATTGCAGTCCTCATCTCTTTTTAGGCTATTGGGTTCAAAATTAGAAGGCGAATATGAACCGGCAGTGACTGGAATTTTATGGacgaatttagaaaaatttttttatatataattgttttcctatatttatttacatccaAGATTGAAGTCCGAAGGTTTAACCCTTAACGACAGACACATGTTGAATAGGTCGttcatttaaattacattttttggtGGCTGCAAgaataaaatggtttattaaatttaaacttgcaAATATATCAAACATTTTAACTgtgtaatataaattaatttaatttgaaaaacccaaaaaatattaactaccTACAAATGTGTGTGGGTAAGCTCTGcgccatttttaaatattttcatgtaTGTAGtattagggcggtccacatttgtatggaaattattaaggtcctactctcaaCCGCTTATGCGGTGCGCATTGTGGTATTCAagg from Drosophila takahashii strain IR98-3 E-12201 chromosome 2R, DtakHiC1v2, whole genome shotgun sequence encodes:
- the LOC138912303 gene encoding uncharacterized protein, whose amino-acid sequence is MNDLFNMCLSLRVKPSDFNLGFTAGSYSPSNFEPNSLKRDEDCNQEAVYGKLPASDTGSTNSAMSLDCKVTSEDCAQSFDCTTEGKSVRSYSHTHKSPKSFTAESKEASQEARKVRTDCFEVTKQSTSHEGHLHKLSDVSRKPIAISVNGQADGTRCINNIISDEIILRDQHRRMLFLHF